Genomic segment of Sinorhizobium meliloti:
ATGCGGTGAAAGCCGTCTGCTACAAATAAAGGGGGTCGTTCGATGCCAATCAACATCACCATGCCGGCCCTCTCTCCGACTATGGAAGAAGGCAATCTGGCCAAATGGCTGGTCAAGGAAGGCGACAAGGTTAAGTCCGGCGATGTGATCGCCGAGATCGAGACCGACAAGGCGACGATGGAAGTGGAAGCCGTCGACGAGGGCACGGTCGCCAAGATCGTCGTTCCCGCCGGCACTGAAGGCGTCAAGGTCAACGCGCTGATCGCGGTTCTCGCCGGCGAGGGCGAAGACGTCGCGACTGCCGCCAAGGGCGGCAACGGTGCAGCGGGAGCAGCCCCGGCACCGAAGCCGCAGGAAACAGCCGAAACGGCACCGGCCGCCACGCCGGCACCCGCCGCAGCGCCGGCACCGCAGGCTGCTGCTCCGGCTTCTCCTGCACCCGCCGCCGACGGCGAAGGCAAGCGGATCTTTTCGTCGCCGCTGGCCCGCCGCATCGCTAGGGAGGCAGGCATCGACCTTTCGGCGATCGCCGGTTCCGGACCGCATGGCCGCGTCGTCAAGAAGGACGTCGAGGCAGCCGTTTCCGGCGGCGCAGCCAAGCCCGCCGCCGCGCCGGCAGCAGCTCCGGCCCCGGCGACGCTCGCAAAGGGCATGTCGGAGGACGCGGTTCTCAAGCTCTTCGAGCCGGGCTCCTACGAACTCGTGCCGCATGACGGCATGCGCAAGACGATCGCCAAACGCCTCGTCGAATCGAAACAGACGATCCCGCATTTCTATGTTTCGGTCGATTGCGAGCTCGACGCGCTTCTGGCGCTGCGCGCCCAGCTGAATGCCGCAGCACCTGAAAAGGACGGTAAGCCGGTCTACAAGCTTTCCGTGAATGACATGGTGATCAAGGCGCTTGCCCTGGCTCTGCGCGACGTTCCGGATGCGAATGTGTCCTGGACCGATCAGAACATGATCAAGCACAAGCACGCGGACGTCGGCGTTGCGGTTTCAATTCCCGGCGGCCTGATCACGCCCATCGTCCGCCAGGCGGAGTTGAAGAGCCTCTCGGCGATCTCCAACGAGATGAAGGATCTCGGCAAACGCGCCAAGGAGCGCAAGCTGAAGCCTGAAGAATATCAGGGCGGCACCACGGCCGTTTCGAATATGGGCATGATGGGCGTCAAGGACTTCGCCGCCGTCGTCAATCCGCCGCACGCGACGATCCTCGCGGTCGGCGCCGGCGAGGACCGTGTCGTCGTCAAGAACAAGGAGATGGTCATCGCCAATGTGATGACCGTCACGCTTTCGACCGACCATCGCTGCGTCGATGGAGCGCTCGGCGCCGAACTGCTCGCCGCCTTCAAGCGCTACATCGAAAACCCGATGGGCATGCTCGTCTGATGCGATCCGGACCGGCTTCCCAGCCGGTCCTTTCCCCATGAAAAGCGAGTAGGCAGATGAAGACAGTCCTTTGCTACGGTGACAGTCTGACCTGGGGATACGATGCAAGCGGTTCCGGCCGGCATGCGCTGGAGGACCGCTGGCCGAGCGTGCTGCAGAAGGCGCTCGGTTCGAACGTGCATGTCGTCGCCGAAGGGCTAAACGGGCGGACGACCGCCTATGACGACCATCTCGCCGATTGCGACCGGAACGGGGCGCGTGTCCTTCCGACGCTCCTGCACACCCACGCGCCGATCGATCTCATCCTCCTCATGCTCGGCTCGAACGATATGAAGCCGATCATTCACGGCACCGCTTTCGGTGCGGTGAAGGGTATCGAGCGCCTCGTCAATCTGGTGCGCAGGCACGACTGGCCGACGGAAACGGAGGAGGGGCCCGAAATCCTCATCGTCTCGCCGCCGCCGCTCTGCGAAACGGCCAACAGCGCTTTTGCCGCCATGTTTGCGGGTGGGGTCGAGCAATCCGCAATGCTGGCGCCGCTTTATCGCGATCTCGCCGACGAGCTCGACTGCGGCTTCTTCGACGGCGGATCAGTGGCCAGGACGACGCCGATCGACGGTGTCCACCTCGACGCGGAGAACACCCGGGCGGTCGGCAGAGGATTGGAGCCTGTCGTGCGGATGATGCTCGGGCTTTGACGATGACGGCTGGCGCGACCCTCAGGCCTGCGAAGCGAAGCGAGGCAGCGGAACTTGCGATCCTGATCGACATCGCCTCACACGGCTTTGCCTCATGGCTCTGGTACGGCGGCGTTCTGAGCAAATCCGCGGAAACCGCCTTCGAGCATGGCCGCAACGTGCTGCGTCGGGATACCGGGCCGGGTGCCTGGCGCGATGCGGTGGTGGCCGAAATCGGAGACGAGATCGTCGGCATGTCGGTTTCCTACGGCATCGATGCATCGATTCTCGAGATCGAGCCGAAACATCCCGTGCTTGCGCCCTTGCTTTTCCTGCAGAAGCAGGTGGTCGGCCACTGGTTCGTCGATAGCCTCGGCGTTTACCGCCATCACCGTGGTAAAGGCATTGGCCGCGCTCTGCTCGAGAACGAGTTTTCCCGCGCTGGGCAGGGACCGGTGAGCCTGATCACCGAAAGCCACAATGAAACGGCGCAGGCGCTCTACAGGATGAACGGCTTCGAGGAGGTGGCGCGGTCCGAGGCCGTGCCGCTCTTCGAAGACAGCAGAAAACACGACTGGGTGCTTTTCACCCGCAACGCCGCTTGACCAAAGGTAGGAAAAACATGGCTGAGAATTACGACGTGATCGTTGTCGGTTCGGGTCCGGGCGGATACGTGACCGCCATTCGTTCGGCGCAGCTGGGCTTGAAGACGGCGATCGTCGAGCGGGAGCATTTGGGCGGGATCTGCCTCAACTGGGGCTGCATTCCGACCAAGGCGCTGTTGCGCTCCGCCGAAATTCTCGACCATGCCAACCATGCCAAGAACTACGGGCTGACCCTCGAAGGCAAGATGACCGCCAACGTCAAGGATGTCGTCGCCCGCTCGCGCGGCGTCTCTGCGCGGCTGAACGGCGGCGTCGCCTTCCTGATGAAGAAGAACAAGGTGGACGTGATCTGGGGCGAGGCGAAGCTCACCAAACCCGGCGAGATCGTCGTCGGCGCGCCGTCCAAGCCGGCCATCCAGCCGCAGAACCCGGTTCCGAAGGGCGTCAAGGGAGAGGGGACCTATACGGCCAAGCACATCATCGTCGCGACCGGCGCGCGCCCGCGAGCGCTGCCCGGCATCGAGCCGGACGGCAAGCTGATCTGGACCTATTTCGAGGCGATGAAGCCGGAGGAGTTCCCGAAGTCGCTGCTCGTCATGGGCTCCGGCGCGATCGGCATCGAATTCGCGAGCTTCTACCGCTCGATGGGCGTCGACGTGACCGTCGTCGAACTGCTGCCGCAGATCATGCCGGTCGAGGATGCGGAAATTTCCGCCTTGGCCCGTAAGCAGCTCGAAAAGCGCGGCCTGAAAATCATCACCGATGCCAAGGTGACGAAGGTCGAGAAGGGCGCGAACGACGTCACGGCGCATGTGGAGACGAAGGACGGCAAGGTCACGCCGATCAAGGCGGACCGTCTGATCTCCGCCGTCGGCGTTCAGGGCAACATCGAGAATCTCGGCCTCGAGGCTCTCGGCGTGAAGACCGACCGCGGCTGCATCGTCACCGATGGCTACGGCAAGACCAATGTCGCGGGCATCTATGCGATCGGCGACGTCGCCGGGCCGCCGATGCTGGCCCACAAGGCCGAGCATGAGGGCGTCATCTGCATCGAGAAGATTGCCGGGGTTCCCGGCGTGCACGCACTCGACAAGGGCAAGATCCCGGGCTGCACCTATTGCGACCCGCAGGTCGCCTCCGTGGGCCTTACGGAAGCGAAGGCCAAGGAACTCGGCCGCGACATCCGCGTCGGCCGATACAGCTTCGGCGCAAACGGCAAGGCGATCGCGCTCGGCGAAGACCAGGGCCTGATCAAGACCATCTTCGACAAGAAGACCGGCGAACTCATCGGCGCCCATATGGTAGGCGCCGAAGTGACGGAACTCATCCAGGGCTTCGTCGTCGCCATGAACCTGGAGACGACCGAAGAGGAACTGATGCACACGGTGTTCCCGCACCCGACCCTCTCGGAGATGATGAAGGAAAGCGTGCTCGATGCCTACGGCAGAGTATTGAACGCCTGATGACGCGCGGCCGTCCGGAACTTTCGGCTTTTTCACGCATTGATTGCATGACATCTACAATGCGGGGAGGTTTTCATGAGCTTGAATGGCGTAGGTATCCTGGCGGCGATCATCATCGGCGGGCTTGCCGGCTGGCTGGCGGAAAAATTCATGAACAGCCAGATGGGGCTGTTCGCGAACATCATCCTCGGCATTATCGGCGCCGTGGTGTTGAATTTCATTCTCGCGGCGCTCGGCATGGCTTACAGCGGCTGGATCGCCTATCTCATCATCGGATTCATCGGCGCCTGCCTGTTGATCGCGGCGGGCCGCGCCGTCCGAGGGTAGGGCCATTCACCCATCGCTTGCCGTCAGGCTGCCATGCAAATGGTGGCCTGACTTTTCATGTCCGGCTGTTTATATAAGGCGACAAGGTGCGGGCGGCCTTGTTGCCGCTCGCCCGTCACTATGAAGGAAGACACATGGTAACGGTTTTCGACGCCGTCTCGGATCGGGCGCAGCGTGTTCGTCACCCGGAAAAGGCCCACCGGCCCGACACCGAGGTCCTGCGCAAGCCGGACTGGATCCGTGTGAAGGCACCGACCTCCAAGGGATATCAGGAGACCCGCTCGATCGTGAAGAGCCATAAGCTCGTTACGGTCTGCGAGGAAGCCGGATGCCCGAACATCGGCGAGTGTTGGGACAAGAAGCACGCGACGTTCATGATCATGGGCGAGATCTGCACGCGTGCCTGTGCCTTCTGCAATGTCGCGACGGGCAAGCCCAATGCCCTCGATCTGGACGAGCCCGCAAATGTCGCCAAGGCGGTGAAGCAGATGGGCCTGAGCCATGTCGTCATCACCTCCGTCGATCGCGACGACCTCGACGATGGCGGCGCCGAGCATTTCGAGAAGGTCATCTTCGCGATCCGGGAAGCCTCGCCGGAAACCACGATCGAAATCCTGACGCCCGATTTCCTGCGCAAGCCCGGCGCGCTGGAGCGTGTCGTGGCCGCCAAGCCGGACGTTTTCAACCACAATCTCGAAACGGTTCCGTCCAACTACCTGACGGTCAGACCGGGCGCGCGCTATTTCCACTCGATCCGGCTTCTGCAGCGCGTGAAGGAACTCGACCCCACCATGTTCACCAAGTCGGGGATCATGGTCGGCCTCGGCGAGGAGCGCAACGAAGTGCTGCAGCTGATGGACGACCTGCGTACCGCCGATGTCGATTTCCTGACGATCGGCCAATATCTGCAGCCGAGCCGCAAGCATCACAAGGTCGAGAAATTCGTCACTCCGGAAGAATTCAAGTCCTACGAGACGGTCGCCTACACCAAGGGCTTCCTGATGGTGTCCTCGAGCCCGCTGACGCGGTCGTCCCACCATGCCGGCGACGACTTCGCCCGGCTGAAGGCGGCGCGCGAGAAGAAGCTGGCGGCTGCGGCGGAATAAGTTCCCGTTCAACGTTGCTGGGAACGAGCCGCGGCGCCTGGGCGTTGCGGCTTTTCCTGTCCTGGAGGCGGAATGGCGACTTACTTGAGCGATATCGCGAAGGCGGCTTCTTTGCTTTCCGGTGCGAAACGTGTCCTTGTCATAGGCTGCTCCGGGGGCGGCAAGACGACCCTCGCGCGCTGGCTCTCAGCACGTTTGGACCTGCCATTCGTTTCGATGGACCAGGCGTTCTTCTGGCTGCCCGGCTGGGTGTCGAGGCCGCGCCAGGAACAAAGATCCTTGATAGCAGAAAGAATAGCAGAGCCGGAATGGATCATGGACGGAACCAATCCGTCGAGCTTTGACCTTCGGGTACCGCGTGCCGACTTCGTTATATGGGTGCGCATGCCGCGCCGGCTCTGCCTGTGGGGCGTTGCGCGGCGCTGGCTGAAGTGGCGCGGACGAGCGCGACCGGAAATGGCCGACGGTTGCCCGGAGCGGGTCAGCAGGGATTTCATTCGTTACATCTGGACTTTCGAGCACGAGTTCGCGCCCAAAATCGCGGCAGAGCTGCGGCGGTATGCCGTCCCGATCCTGGAGATAAGAAGCCAAGCACAAATGCACCGCCTTCTTGATCTTCTCGCGCTGCAGCCTTAACTCACAATCCATGCCCCATTTCGAAACCAACCACGTCGTCAAGCACTCGGCCGAGCAGATGTTCGCTCTCGTCGCCGATGTCGAGCGCTATCCGGAGTTCCTGCCCCTTTGCGAAGCGCTGAGCGTACGCTCACGCAAGGAGCGCGACGGCAAGGTGCTGCTGCTTGCCGACATGACCGTGGGCTACAAGGCGATCCGAGAAACATTCACGACGCAGGTGCTTCTCAAAAGGGAAGAGCGGATCATCGACGTCAACTATATCGAGGGTCCGTTCAAGTACCTCGACAATGTCTGGCGTTTCGAGCCCGTGAACGATAACCAATCGATCGTGCATTTCTGCATCGACTATGAATTCAAGAGCCGCCTTCTGGGCGCGCTTATGGGCTCGATGTTCGATCGCGCCTTCCGCATGTTCTCCGAAGCATTCGAAAAGCGGGCGGATGTGATCTACGGGACGTGAGCCAGTTCTGCGACCAGATCGAGCGCCGTATGCACGGTGGCAAGCCGCACCGCAGCTCGGCCGATGTCTCCGTAACGCATCTCCCGGTGAACCGTCGCGCCGTCACGGGCGGCGGCGGCGAGATGAACGAGGCCAACGGGCTTCTCGGCGGAGCCGCCGCCCGGGCCGGCTATGCCCGTAACGGCTATGGCGATATCGGCGGCTGAGTGCGAAACCGCGCCGCGGGCCATTTCGATGGCCGTCTCACGCGAGACGGCGCCATGTGCGGCAAGCGTTGCGGGATTAACGCCAAGCATCTCGACCTTGGCTTCGTTGGAATAGGTGACGAAGCCGCGGTCGACGACGGAGGACGAGCCTGCGATTTCCGTCAAGGCGCCGGCGATCAGGCCGCCGGTGCAGGACTCCGCCGTCGCCAGCTTCAGTCCGAGGGAGGTGAGATCCCGGATTATAGCCCGCGCTTTCTCTTCAGTATCGGTCGTCCACATCGGGCTTGCTCCGTGATGCATAGACGACGGTCGCGGTGGCGATCGCCGCAATTCCTTCGTTCCGCCCGACAAAACCGAGTTTCTCGTTGGTCGTCGCCTTGACCGAACAGCGGTCGAGCGAAATGCCGAGTATCGCTGCAAGGTTTTCTCGCATCTGCTGACGGTGCGGCCCGACCTTGGGCGCCTCGGCGATCAGCGATATGTCGGCATTGGTAACCGTGCCGCCGCGCTCGCGGACGATCTGCGCAGCGTGTTCGAGAAAGATGCGCGAAGCCGCGCCCTTCCATTGCGGGTCGGATGGCGGGAAGTGGTCGCCGATATCGCCGGCACCGCAAGTGGCGAGCAGGGCGTCCGTCAAGGCATGCAGGGCTACGTCCGCGTCGGAATGGCCGGAGAGTTTGCGGTCGTGGGGGATGAAGACACCACAGAGGGTTACGCCGTCGCCGTCCACGAGTTGATGCACGTCATAGCCGTTGCCGGTGCGCACATCGGGAATGGCCATGCGGGTCAGTTTCTCGTCTGCCATCGACAGGTCCCTCCGGAGCGTCAACTTGAAATTGTCCACGGTTCCTTCCACCAGAAGGACGGGGATGCCGGCCCATTCGGCGATCGAGGCGTCGTCCGTAAAGTCGGACCTGCCGCTTGCCGCTGCTTGCCGGTGAGCGGAGAGAATAGGCTCGAGGCGGAAGCACTGCGGCGTCTGTGCGGCATAGAGATCGGTTCGCGGAACGGTCTCTGCGACGAGGCCGGCCGCCGTCGTACGCTTCAGCGTGTCGGCGACTGCAATTGCCGGCAGGAGGGCCTGGGCGCCGCCACGAAGCGCCGCACCGCAGCGATCGAGCAGTGCATGATCGAAAAAGGGTCGCACCGCGTCGTGGATCATCACGTATTCCACGCCTGTAGCGGCGACCGCTTCCAGACCGGCGAGCACCGAAAGCTGGCGTGTCGCTCCGCCGTGGACCACTGT
This window contains:
- a CDS encoding pyruvate dehydrogenase complex dihydrolipoamide acetyltransferase codes for the protein MPINITMPALSPTMEEGNLAKWLVKEGDKVKSGDVIAEIETDKATMEVEAVDEGTVAKIVVPAGTEGVKVNALIAVLAGEGEDVATAAKGGNGAAGAAPAPKPQETAETAPAATPAPAAAPAPQAAAPASPAPAADGEGKRIFSSPLARRIAREAGIDLSAIAGSGPHGRVVKKDVEAAVSGGAAKPAAAPAAAPAPATLAKGMSEDAVLKLFEPGSYELVPHDGMRKTIAKRLVESKQTIPHFYVSVDCELDALLALRAQLNAAAPEKDGKPVYKLSVNDMVIKALALALRDVPDANVSWTDQNMIKHKHADVGVAVSIPGGLITPIVRQAELKSLSAISNEMKDLGKRAKERKLKPEEYQGGTTAVSNMGMMGVKDFAAVVNPPHATILAVGAGEDRVVVKNKEMVIANVMTVTLSTDHRCVDGALGAELLAAFKRYIENPMGMLV
- a CDS encoding SGNH/GDSL hydrolase family protein — encoded protein: MKTVLCYGDSLTWGYDASGSGRHALEDRWPSVLQKALGSNVHVVAEGLNGRTTAYDDHLADCDRNGARVLPTLLHTHAPIDLILLMLGSNDMKPIIHGTAFGAVKGIERLVNLVRRHDWPTETEEGPEILIVSPPPLCETANSAFAAMFAGGVEQSAMLAPLYRDLADELDCGFFDGGSVARTTPIDGVHLDAENTRAVGRGLEPVVRMMLGL
- a CDS encoding GNAT family N-acetyltransferase, which produces MTAGATLRPAKRSEAAELAILIDIASHGFASWLWYGGVLSKSAETAFEHGRNVLRRDTGPGAWRDAVVAEIGDEIVGMSVSYGIDASILEIEPKHPVLAPLLFLQKQVVGHWFVDSLGVYRHHRGKGIGRALLENEFSRAGQGPVSLITESHNETAQALYRMNGFEEVARSEAVPLFEDSRKHDWVLFTRNAA
- the lpdA gene encoding dihydrolipoyl dehydrogenase, translated to MAENYDVIVVGSGPGGYVTAIRSAQLGLKTAIVEREHLGGICLNWGCIPTKALLRSAEILDHANHAKNYGLTLEGKMTANVKDVVARSRGVSARLNGGVAFLMKKNKVDVIWGEAKLTKPGEIVVGAPSKPAIQPQNPVPKGVKGEGTYTAKHIIVATGARPRALPGIEPDGKLIWTYFEAMKPEEFPKSLLVMGSGAIGIEFASFYRSMGVDVTVVELLPQIMPVEDAEISALARKQLEKRGLKIITDAKVTKVEKGANDVTAHVETKDGKVTPIKADRLISAVGVQGNIENLGLEALGVKTDRGCIVTDGYGKTNVAGIYAIGDVAGPPMLAHKAEHEGVICIEKIAGVPGVHALDKGKIPGCTYCDPQVASVGLTEAKAKELGRDIRVGRYSFGANGKAIALGEDQGLIKTIFDKKTGELIGAHMVGAEVTELIQGFVVAMNLETTEEELMHTVFPHPTLSEMMKESVLDAYGRVLNA
- a CDS encoding GlsB/YeaQ/YmgE family stress response membrane protein, whose translation is MSLNGVGILAAIIIGGLAGWLAEKFMNSQMGLFANIILGIIGAVVLNFILAALGMAYSGWIAYLIIGFIGACLLIAAGRAVRG
- the lipA gene encoding lipoyl synthase, which codes for MVTVFDAVSDRAQRVRHPEKAHRPDTEVLRKPDWIRVKAPTSKGYQETRSIVKSHKLVTVCEEAGCPNIGECWDKKHATFMIMGEICTRACAFCNVATGKPNALDLDEPANVAKAVKQMGLSHVVITSVDRDDLDDGGAEHFEKVIFAIREASPETTIEILTPDFLRKPGALERVVAAKPDVFNHNLETVPSNYLTVRPGARYFHSIRLLQRVKELDPTMFTKSGIMVGLGEERNEVLQLMDDLRTADVDFLTIGQYLQPSRKHHKVEKFVTPEEFKSYETVAYTKGFLMVSSSPLTRSSHHAGDDFARLKAAREKKLAAAAE
- a CDS encoding AAA family ATPase; translation: MATYLSDIAKAASLLSGAKRVLVIGCSGGGKTTLARWLSARLDLPFVSMDQAFFWLPGWVSRPRQEQRSLIAERIAEPEWIMDGTNPSSFDLRVPRADFVIWVRMPRRLCLWGVARRWLKWRGRARPEMADGCPERVSRDFIRYIWTFEHEFAPKIAAELRRYAVPILEIRSQAQMHRLLDLLALQP
- a CDS encoding type II toxin-antitoxin system RatA family toxin — its product is MPHFETNHVVKHSAEQMFALVADVERYPEFLPLCEALSVRSRKERDGKVLLLADMTVGYKAIRETFTTQVLLKREERIIDVNYIEGPFKYLDNVWRFEPVNDNQSIVHFCIDYEFKSRLLGALMGSMFDRAFRMFSEAFEKRADVIYGT
- a CDS encoding CinA family protein, producing MWTTDTEEKARAIIRDLTSLGLKLATAESCTGGLIAGALTEIAGSSSVVDRGFVTYSNEAKVEMLGVNPATLAAHGAVSRETAIEMARGAVSHSAADIAIAVTGIAGPGGGSAEKPVGLVHLAAAARDGATVHREMRYGDIGRAAVRLATVHTALDLVAELAHVP
- a CDS encoding bifunctional 2-C-methyl-D-erythritol 4-phosphate cytidylyltransferase/2-C-methyl-D-erythritol 2,4-cyclodiphosphate synthase translates to MQGEEQFSCGVVIVAAGRGERAGQSAEGPKQYRTIGDRPVIAHTLDIFATWPGTGPVVVVIHPDDEELFAAARRRMAATSELTVVHGGATRQLSVLAGLEAVAATGVEYVMIHDAVRPFFDHALLDRCGAALRGGAQALLPAIAVADTLKRTTAAGLVAETVPRTDLYAAQTPQCFRLEPILSAHRQAAASGRSDFTDDASIAEWAGIPVLLVEGTVDNFKLTLRRDLSMADEKLTRMAIPDVRTGNGYDVHQLVDGDGVTLCGVFIPHDRKLSGHSDADVALHALTDALLATCGAGDIGDHFPPSDPQWKGAASRIFLEHAAQIVRERGGTVTNADISLIAEAPKVGPHRQQMRENLAAILGISLDRCSVKATTNEKLGFVGRNEGIAAIATATVVYASRSKPDVDDRY